The Nitriliruptor alkaliphilus DSM 45188 genome includes a region encoding these proteins:
- a CDS encoding YdeI/OmpD-associated family protein: protein MEDGAAFEAWLEANHDQRTSIWLRVAKKASGIPSITTAEALDVALCFGWIDGQRRALDRTHFLQRYSPRRPRGTWSQVNVAKVEALTAAGRMRPAGLAEVAAAQADGRWDAAYASQRTATMPEDLAAALAADEAAATFFETLGRTDRYAVYLRLMTARSPEDRAARLTAAVTDLAASHKVAF from the coding sequence ATGGAGGACGGCGCGGCGTTCGAGGCCTGGCTCGAGGCCAACCACGACCAGCGCACGAGCATCTGGCTGCGCGTCGCCAAGAAGGCGTCGGGCATCCCGTCGATCACGACGGCCGAAGCGCTCGACGTGGCGCTCTGCTTCGGCTGGATCGACGGCCAGCGCCGGGCCCTCGATCGGACCCACTTCCTGCAGCGCTACTCACCTCGCCGCCCGCGCGGTACCTGGTCGCAGGTCAACGTCGCGAAGGTCGAGGCGCTGACGGCCGCGGGGCGCATGCGGCCGGCGGGCCTCGCCGAGGTCGCCGCCGCACAGGCCGACGGGCGGTGGGACGCGGCCTACGCGTCGCAACGGACCGCCACGATGCCCGAGGACCTCGCCGCTGCGCTCGCGGCCGACGAGGCTGCGGCCACGTTCTTCGAGACGCTCGGGCGCACCGACCGGTACGCGGTGTACCTGCGGCTGATGACGGCACGCAGCCCCGAGGACCGCGCGGCGCGCCTGACGGCCGCGGTCACCGACCTGGCGGCAAGTCACAAGGTCGCGTTCTGA
- a CDS encoding SIR2 family NAD-dependent protein deacylase → MTDAAGTEAALQRVAGWIRDASHVVALTGAGVSTASGIPDFRGPQGLWTRDPDAVRMATIQSYVADEAVRRDAWRWRCETRVSALQPNPAHLALAALERAGHLQVVVTQNVDGLHQRAGSDPDRVVEVHGTSAEVTCLTCDDRWPADVVLDRVLAGEADPRCTGCGGILKSATISFGQMLDPATLERAEQAALDAEVLIAAGTTLSVYPVAAMPAIAARNGARIVIVNDGATEQDDLADVRLHGRTDELLPALAAAVTGR, encoded by the coding sequence GTGACCGACGCTGCTGGCACCGAGGCGGCGCTGCAGCGCGTCGCGGGGTGGATCCGTGACGCGTCGCACGTGGTCGCGCTGACCGGTGCCGGCGTGTCGACCGCGTCGGGTATCCCCGACTTCCGTGGGCCGCAGGGCCTGTGGACCCGTGACCCGGACGCGGTGCGCATGGCCACCATCCAGAGCTACGTCGCCGACGAGGCGGTCCGTCGGGACGCGTGGCGGTGGCGGTGCGAGACACGGGTGTCCGCACTCCAGCCGAACCCGGCGCACCTGGCCCTCGCCGCGCTCGAACGAGCGGGCCACCTGCAGGTCGTGGTGACCCAGAACGTCGATGGCCTCCACCAGCGGGCCGGATCGGACCCGGACCGCGTCGTCGAGGTCCACGGCACCAGCGCCGAGGTCACCTGCCTGACCTGCGACGATCGCTGGCCGGCCGACGTGGTCCTCGACCGGGTCCTGGCCGGTGAGGCCGACCCGCGCTGCACCGGCTGCGGCGGGATCCTCAAGAGCGCCACCATCTCGTTCGGCCAGATGCTCGATCCCGCCACGCTCGAGCGGGCCGAACAGGCGGCACTCGACGCCGAGGTCCTGATCGCGGCGGGGACCACGCTCAGCGTCTACCCGGTGGCGGCGATGCCGGCCATCGCCGCCCGCAACGGCGCGCGCATCGTCATCGTCAACGACGGTGCGACCGAGCAGGACGACCTCGCCGACGTCCGCCTGCACGGCCGCACCGATGAGCTCCTGCCCGCCCTGGCCGCCGCCGTCACCGGCCGCTGA
- the leuC gene encoding 3-isopropylmalate dehydratase large subunit: protein MSTPKTIVEKIWDRHVVRSGGDEPDLLYVDLHLVHEVTSPQAFSGLRAAGRAVRRPDLTLATMDHNVPTDPRQVSGELPMADELSVAQMDAMRDNAAEFGIKLFEMGSRNQGIVHIIGPELGITQPGSVIVCGDSHTATHGAFGALAFGIGTSEVEHVLATQTLPQARPKTLAIEVEGALPAGTTAKDLILHILGVIGVDGGVGQVIEYRGQAIRDLSMEARMTVCNMSIEGGARAGLIAPDETTFAYLKDRPYAPKGADWDAAVEDWRSLVTDEGATFDRTVTIQAADVVPTVTWGTTPAQSVPVTGTVPRVEDAPDEGTARQYRRSLDYMGLQGGERIADLTVDKVFIGSCTNGRIEDLRAVAEIVKGKRKADGVEVMVVPGSGLVKEAAEAEGIADVLIEAGFDWRAPGCSMCLGMNPDQLAPEERCASTSNRNFEGRQGFKGRTHLVSPAMAAAAALTGRLTDVRTLVAG, encoded by the coding sequence ATGTCGACGCCCAAGACCATCGTCGAGAAGATCTGGGACCGGCACGTCGTCCGCTCCGGCGGCGACGAACCGGACCTGCTCTACGTCGACCTGCACCTCGTCCACGAGGTGACCTCGCCGCAGGCGTTCTCGGGGCTGCGCGCCGCGGGACGGGCCGTGCGTCGTCCCGACCTCACGCTCGCGACGATGGATCACAACGTCCCGACCGACCCCCGCCAGGTGTCGGGCGAGCTGCCTATGGCCGACGAGCTGTCGGTCGCGCAGATGGACGCGATGCGCGACAACGCCGCCGAGTTCGGCATCAAGCTGTTCGAGATGGGCAGCCGCAACCAGGGCATCGTGCACATCATCGGTCCGGAGCTCGGCATCACCCAGCCGGGCTCGGTCATCGTCTGCGGTGACTCCCACACCGCGACCCACGGCGCGTTCGGGGCGCTGGCCTTCGGGATCGGGACCTCCGAGGTCGAGCACGTGCTGGCGACCCAGACCCTGCCGCAGGCCCGGCCGAAGACCCTGGCGATCGAGGTCGAGGGTGCGCTGCCGGCCGGGACCACGGCCAAGGACCTGATCCTGCACATCCTCGGCGTGATCGGCGTCGACGGCGGGGTCGGCCAGGTCATCGAGTACCGCGGTCAGGCCATCCGTGACCTCTCGATGGAGGCGCGGATGACGGTGTGCAACATGTCGATCGAGGGCGGCGCACGCGCCGGGCTCATCGCCCCCGACGAGACCACCTTCGCCTACCTGAAGGACCGACCCTACGCGCCGAAGGGCGCCGACTGGGACGCGGCGGTCGAGGACTGGCGGTCGCTGGTCACCGACGAGGGCGCGACCTTCGACCGGACCGTGACCATCCAGGCCGCCGACGTGGTCCCCACCGTCACCTGGGGCACGACCCCGGCGCAGTCGGTGCCCGTCACCGGCACCGTCCCGCGGGTCGAGGATGCTCCCGACGAGGGCACCGCACGGCAGTACAGGCGGTCGCTGGACTACATGGGCCTGCAAGGCGGCGAGCGGATCGCCGACCTGACCGTCGACAAGGTCTTCATCGGCTCGTGCACCAACGGCCGCATCGAGGACCTGCGAGCCGTCGCCGAGATCGTCAAGGGCAAGCGCAAGGCCGATGGCGTCGAGGTCATGGTGGTGCCGGGCTCGGGCCTGGTGAAGGAGGCCGCCGAGGCCGAGGGCATCGCCGACGTCCTGATCGAGGCCGGGTTCGACTGGCGGGCCCCCGGGTGCTCGATGTGCCTCGGGATGAACCCCGACCAGCTCGCTCCCGAGGAACGGTGCGCATCGACGTCCAACCGCAACTTCGAAGGGCGCCAGGGCTTCAAGGGCCGCACCCACCTGGTCTCGCCGGCGATGGCAGCCGCCGCAGCGCTCACCGGTCGCCTGACCGACGTGCGGACGCTGGTCGCCGGCTGA
- a CDS encoding 2-isopropylmalate synthase, giving the protein MGQPTDVDHVTRFGRDVTIFDTTLRDGEQSPGISLDAREKVEIAEQLARLQVDVIEAGFSAASTGDFDAVKAVAETIGNAPRAAKGPGGSEGETDRREPPVIAALARAMPGDIEAAAKSLAPAKRHRIHTFLSTSDIHRKYMLQASEDEILKQTMDAVALAKTFTEDVEFSPQDATRTDFEFLIDIVAAAVEAGATTVNIPDTVGYALPHDFGTWIADLHRRIPDIHAKGVVISVHCHNDLGLAVANSLEAVRNGARQIEVAVNGIGERAGNCSLEEVVMAIRTRADLLGVDHGLHTPELTRTSRLVSSLTGYGVQKNKAVVGQNAFAHESGIHQHGVLADRLTYEIMDAEQVGAKGAQIVLGKHSGRHAFFAAVDTLGFDLEPEEKQSAFVRFKELADKKGEVSSEDVRAIVIAETHVTDDDDYELVSLEVSSRTDAPPRAVVAVRLVGTDVASDLDKQAGDVVTAEETGDGMVDAACGAIRRAVGRDEVALVSFQVAAVTGGIDALGEVTVTVEVEDGQRFTGRGVSTDIVDASARAYLDALNRSRRLVHRGPEFRP; this is encoded by the coding sequence ATGGGACAGCCCACCGACGTGGACCACGTCACCCGCTTCGGCCGTGACGTCACGATCTTCGACACCACCCTCCGCGACGGGGAACAGTCGCCCGGCATCTCGCTCGATGCGCGCGAGAAGGTCGAGATCGCCGAACAGCTCGCCCGCCTCCAGGTCGACGTGATCGAGGCCGGCTTCTCCGCCGCATCGACCGGTGACTTCGACGCGGTCAAGGCCGTGGCCGAGACCATCGGCAACGCACCGCGCGCCGCGAAGGGCCCGGGTGGCTCCGAGGGCGAGACCGACCGGCGTGAACCGCCGGTCATCGCGGCGCTCGCCCGCGCGATGCCCGGCGACATCGAAGCGGCCGCCAAGTCGCTCGCGCCGGCCAAGCGCCACCGCATCCACACCTTCCTGTCGACCTCCGACATCCACCGCAAGTACATGCTGCAGGCGTCCGAGGACGAGATCCTGAAGCAGACGATGGACGCGGTGGCCCTGGCCAAGACCTTCACCGAGGACGTGGAGTTCAGCCCGCAGGACGCGACCCGCACCGACTTCGAGTTCCTCATCGACATCGTCGCGGCCGCCGTGGAGGCCGGTGCGACGACGGTCAACATCCCCGACACCGTGGGGTACGCCCTGCCGCACGACTTCGGGACCTGGATCGCCGACCTCCACCGTCGCATCCCCGACATCCACGCCAAGGGTGTGGTCATCAGCGTCCACTGCCACAACGACCTCGGGCTCGCGGTCGCCAACTCCCTGGAGGCCGTCCGCAACGGCGCCCGCCAGATCGAAGTGGCCGTCAACGGCATCGGTGAGCGCGCTGGCAACTGCTCGCTCGAGGAGGTCGTGATGGCCATCCGCACCCGGGCGGACCTGCTCGGGGTCGACCACGGGCTGCACACCCCGGAGCTGACCCGCACCTCGCGGCTGGTCTCCAGCCTCACCGGGTACGGCGTGCAGAAGAACAAGGCCGTCGTCGGGCAGAACGCCTTCGCGCACGAGTCCGGTATCCACCAGCACGGCGTGCTGGCCGACCGGCTGACCTACGAGATCATGGACGCCGAGCAGGTCGGGGCCAAGGGCGCCCAGATCGTCCTCGGCAAGCACTCCGGCCGCCACGCGTTCTTCGCGGCGGTCGACACCCTCGGGTTCGACCTCGAGCCGGAGGAGAAGCAGTCCGCGTTCGTCCGTTTCAAGGAGCTGGCCGACAAGAAGGGTGAGGTCAGCTCCGAGGACGTGCGCGCCATCGTCATCGCCGAGACCCACGTCACCGACGATGACGACTACGAGCTCGTCTCGCTCGAGGTCTCGAGCCGGACCGACGCGCCGCCCCGTGCGGTCGTCGCCGTCCGGCTCGTCGGTACCGACGTCGCCAGCGACCTGGACAAGCAGGCCGGTGACGTCGTGACCGCCGAGGAGACCGGCGACGGGATGGTCGACGCGGCATGCGGCGCGATCCGCCGCGCGGTCGGCCGGGACGAGGTGGCCCTCGTCTCCTTCCAGGTGGCTGCCGTCACCGGGGGTATCGACGCCCTCGGTGAGGTGACGGTCACCGTCGAGGTCGAGGACGGCCAGCGCTTCACCGGGCGCGGGGTGTCCACCGACATCGTCGACGCGAGCGCGAGGGCCTACCTCGACGCCCTGAACCGCTCGCGCCGCCTCGTGCACCGCGGCCCGGAGTTCCGCCCCTGA
- a CDS encoding VOC family protein, with translation MLRGLTTVSYWTDDVAAATAWYAELLGIEPYFVRPEAPAPPAYVEFRVGDHQHELGLIDRQYAPAGAGEVTGGVVAYWHVDDVTAAFERLQVMGAKEHEPVTERGEGFITASVIDPFGNVLGVMENPHYLAMLEVRA, from the coding sequence ATGCTGCGAGGACTCACAACCGTCAGCTACTGGACGGACGACGTGGCCGCCGCGACGGCGTGGTACGCCGAGCTGCTCGGCATCGAGCCCTACTTCGTGCGCCCCGAGGCGCCGGCGCCCCCCGCCTACGTGGAGTTCCGCGTCGGCGACCACCAGCACGAGCTCGGTCTGATCGACCGGCAGTACGCCCCGGCGGGCGCCGGCGAGGTGACCGGTGGCGTCGTGGCGTACTGGCACGTCGACGACGTGACGGCCGCGTTCGAGCGGCTGCAGGTGATGGGCGCGAAGGAGCACGAACCCGTCACCGAGCGGGGCGAGGGCTTCATCACGGCGTCGGTGATCGACCCGTTCGGGAACGTCCTCGGGGTGATGGAGAACCCCCACTACCTGGCGATGCTCGAAGTGCGAGCGTGA
- a CDS encoding alkaline phosphatase family protein, translating to MTGHGPLPEAPRYGTASVAELLPDALAALTGDAPQLLPLSEQVRNVVLLVVDGMGRRNLDDHLDLAPTLAAARGIVVDAPFPSTTATSLTCIGTGMTPGQHGITGYSLAVPGDDRPLITLTWTWEKQFGGIDARDDLPPEELQPAPTVFERARAAGVRPVTVLRPEFHASGLTRAGLRGGDLAAASDLDATLDAALAATAADDTPTLVYGHHGDLDAIGHLAGPDSENWCTELARIDGVLAGVAERLPADTALVVTADHGMVAVPEEGMIELADRPDLLAGVRVLTGDGRARQLHVTDGAQGDVLATWREHVGDRGVVVTRDRAIAAGWFGPVERDRVRATIGDVIAVADAPVAWVHRDVDLFGGRLPGLHAGLTRREIEVPALVLTG from the coding sequence GTGACCGGCCACGGACCGCTCCCGGAGGCCCCGCGGTACGGCACCGCGTCGGTCGCGGAGCTGTTGCCGGATGCGCTGGCGGCGCTGACCGGTGACGCACCGCAACTGCTGCCTCTGTCGGAGCAGGTCCGCAACGTGGTGCTGCTCGTGGTCGACGGGATGGGACGCCGCAACCTCGACGACCACCTCGACCTGGCGCCGACGTTGGCCGCGGCGCGCGGCATCGTCGTGGATGCGCCGTTCCCGTCCACCACGGCCACGAGCCTGACATGCATCGGGACCGGGATGACGCCCGGCCAGCACGGGATCACCGGGTACTCCCTGGCCGTCCCCGGCGACGACCGACCGCTCATCACGCTGACCTGGACCTGGGAGAAGCAGTTCGGGGGGATCGACGCGCGCGACGACCTCCCGCCCGAGGAGCTCCAACCCGCACCGACCGTCTTCGAGCGTGCTCGGGCGGCGGGCGTCCGGCCGGTGACGGTCCTGCGGCCCGAGTTCCACGCGTCGGGTCTGACCCGGGCCGGTCTCCGCGGCGGCGACCTGGCAGCCGCCAGCGACCTCGACGCGACCCTGGATGCCGCCCTCGCGGCCACCGCCGCCGACGACACCCCCACGCTGGTGTACGGCCACCACGGCGACCTCGACGCCATCGGCCACCTCGCGGGGCCGGACAGCGAGAACTGGTGCACCGAGCTCGCGAGGATCGACGGGGTGCTCGCCGGCGTGGCCGAGCGGTTGCCGGCCGACACCGCGCTGGTCGTCACGGCCGACCACGGGATGGTCGCCGTCCCCGAGGAGGGGATGATCGAGCTGGCGGACCGTCCCGACCTGCTGGCAGGCGTCCGTGTCCTGACCGGTGACGGGCGTGCACGCCAGCTGCACGTGACCGACGGAGCCCAGGGCGACGTGCTGGCCACCTGGCGCGAGCACGTCGGGGACCGCGGCGTGGTCGTCACCCGCGACCGGGCCATCGCCGCGGGCTGGTTCGGGCCGGTGGAGCGCGACCGCGTACGAGCCACGATCGGCGATGTCATCGCGGTGGCCGACGCGCCGGTCGCCTGGGTCCACCGCGACGTGGACCTGTTCGGTGGGCGGCTGCCCGGCCTGCACGCGGGGCTCACGCGCCGCGAGATCGAGGTGCCGGCGCTCGTGCTGACCGGCTGA
- a CDS encoding TetR/AcrR family transcriptional regulator has translation MPDPDAPLERGDGRARILEAAAEVFAERGYDGARVQEIARRAGMTTGAIYAHFAGRHDLLLAATDLHARTDAQQQLDALGDVPAIAILAAIAPQLATDPQLGMRPMALEALVAGRRDGALGAIMRTKVESSNAELVGLVTRGQREGSIAGDLDPGTVAKFLNALLVGVAALAPVWEEDLDEDAWSTLVGRVLAALGPIEPPSSA, from the coding sequence ATGCCCGATCCCGACGCCCCGCTCGAACGCGGGGATGGGCGCGCGCGCATCCTGGAGGCCGCCGCCGAGGTCTTCGCCGAGCGCGGCTACGACGGTGCACGGGTGCAGGAGATCGCCCGCCGGGCCGGGATGACCACGGGCGCGATCTACGCGCACTTCGCCGGGCGGCACGACCTGCTCCTGGCGGCGACCGACCTGCACGCGCGCACCGACGCACAGCAGCAGCTCGACGCGCTGGGCGACGTCCCGGCGATCGCGATCCTCGCCGCGATCGCGCCGCAGCTGGCCACCGACCCGCAGCTCGGCATGCGGCCGATGGCGCTCGAGGCGCTGGTGGCCGGCCGCCGCGACGGTGCGCTGGGCGCGATCATGCGGACGAAGGTCGAGAGCTCCAACGCCGAGCTCGTCGGGCTCGTGACCCGCGGGCAGCGGGAGGGATCGATCGCCGGCGACCTCGACCCGGGGACCGTCGCGAAGTTCCTGAACGCCCTGCTGGTCGGGGTGGCCGCGCTCGCGCCCGTGTGGGAGGAGGACCTCGACGAGGACGCCTGGTCGACCCTCGTCGGGCGCGTGCTCGCGGCCCTCGGACCGATCGAGCCGCCCTCCTCAGCCTGA
- a CDS encoding serine hydrolase domain-containing protein — protein sequence MRRWSGLTRALAVGLLGSGVAAGPAAAQPATLTEVDAWVTERLAAHDIPGAVVAVVRDGRAVHLAGYGVADRGGRPVTPDTPFLIGSVSKTFTATVVLQLVAEGALGLDDPVLPHLEHGVDRYPDGFEQVTVRQLLSHTGGLSMAVGLAGTVPVERGPDALQRRVAELLRHRLARPPGGAFEYSNAGPVLLAAVVEDVTGETFAEQLDRRVFTPLGMDASFATEDDARAAVTVTGHQLWFGRWRAVDLPFDPAGVAMGYVGSTARDMARFALAHLAEEPGPGVAAVAAEVAGRPVVPTGWDVPLETAHGLGWFVDELGGHQVVSHAGSLGDVTAHLVLVPDADLGVVVLTNASAFIAAGHTGQYDLSLGLTRLLLGLEPEPTDRSFLLSIVAPIVSWGLMLLVPVTAAHHLRRTLPRWRRERRGGTPAARWRRRVVAPGIAWVGAAALVLALAPLPAARLFYPDVGWGLTVAAWLALAWGVIRTVVATHALSARADRCG from the coding sequence GTGAGGCGGTGGTCCGGGCTGACCCGGGCCCTTGCGGTCGGCCTGCTCGGCAGCGGGGTCGCGGCCGGCCCGGCCGCCGCGCAGCCCGCGACCCTCACGGAGGTGGACGCTTGGGTCACCGAGCGGCTCGCCGCGCACGACATCCCCGGCGCGGTCGTCGCCGTGGTCCGCGACGGCCGGGCCGTGCACCTCGCCGGGTACGGCGTCGCTGATCGCGGTGGTCGTCCCGTCACCCCGGACACACCGTTCCTCATCGGCTCGGTGAGCAAGACCTTCACCGCGACGGTGGTGCTGCAGCTGGTCGCCGAGGGTGCGTTGGGCCTCGACGACCCGGTCCTGCCACACCTCGAGCACGGGGTCGACCGGTACCCGGACGGCTTCGAGCAGGTCACCGTCCGGCAGCTGTTGTCCCACACCGGTGGGTTGTCCATGGCCGTCGGGCTGGCGGGGACCGTCCCCGTCGAGCGGGGCCCGGACGCGCTCCAGCGCAGGGTCGCCGAGCTGCTCCGGCACCGGCTCGCCCGGCCGCCCGGCGGCGCCTTCGAGTACAGCAACGCCGGACCGGTCCTGCTGGCCGCGGTCGTCGAGGACGTGACCGGCGAGACCTTCGCCGAGCAGCTCGATCGGCGGGTGTTCACCCCGCTCGGCATGGACGCGTCGTTCGCCACGGAGGACGACGCGCGTGCTGCGGTGACGGTCACGGGTCACCAGCTGTGGTTCGGACGGTGGCGCGCTGTCGACCTCCCGTTCGATCCGGCGGGGGTGGCGATGGGCTACGTCGGCTCGACCGCCCGTGACATGGCGCGGTTCGCTCTGGCCCACCTCGCCGAGGAACCCGGGCCCGGGGTCGCGGCCGTCGCGGCCGAGGTCGCCGGGCGCCCGGTGGTCCCGACCGGCTGGGACGTGCCGCTGGAGACCGCCCACGGGCTCGGGTGGTTCGTCGACGAGCTCGGGGGGCATCAGGTCGTCAGCCACGCTGGCTCGCTCGGTGACGTGACGGCGCACCTGGTCCTCGTACCCGACGCCGATCTCGGCGTCGTGGTGCTCACCAACGCCAGCGCGTTCATCGCCGCGGGCCACACCGGTCAGTACGACCTCAGCCTCGGCCTCACCCGGCTGCTGCTCGGCCTCGAACCGGAGCCCACCGACCGCAGCTTCCTGCTGTCGATCGTGGCCCCGATCGTGTCCTGGGGGCTGATGCTGCTCGTGCCCGTGACCGCAGCCCACCACCTGCGCCGCACGCTGCCCCGGTGGCGACGCGAGCGGCGAGGTGGGACGCCGGCGGCTCGGTGGCGACGGCGGGTCGTGGCCCCCGGTATCGCGTGGGTCGGGGCGGCCGCGCTCGTCCTGGCCCTCGCCCCGCTCCCGGCGGCGCGCCTGTTCTACCCGGACGTCGGGTGGGGGCTGACGGTGGCCGCGTGGCTCGCGCTCGCGTGGGGCGTGATCCGGACCGTGGTCGCGACACACGCGCTGTCGGCTCGCGCCGACCGCTGTGGATAG
- the leuD gene encoding 3-isopropylmalate dehydratase small subunit — translation MEPVSVVTGRACPIDANDVDTDQIIPKQYLKRVERTGFGPFAFAEWRYLDDGSPNPAFQMNMPEHAGAPIMVAGRNFGCGSSREHAPWALEDAGFKAIIAPSFADIFRNNCGKIGVVAVQLDEQVVQQLFDLIAADPSVQVTVDLEAQRVTAEAVGELAGVDVPFDIHPHTRYCLLNGLDDIGMTLQHADAIAEYEAGREAWRPKVPAR, via the coding sequence ATGGAGCCCGTCTCGGTCGTCACCGGCCGCGCCTGTCCGATCGACGCCAACGACGTCGACACCGACCAGATCATCCCCAAGCAGTACCTCAAGCGGGTCGAACGCACCGGTTTCGGGCCGTTCGCCTTCGCCGAGTGGCGCTACCTCGACGACGGGTCGCCGAACCCCGCGTTCCAGATGAACATGCCCGAGCACGCGGGTGCGCCCATCATGGTCGCGGGGCGCAACTTCGGGTGCGGGTCGTCGCGCGAGCACGCCCCGTGGGCGCTCGAGGACGCCGGCTTCAAGGCCATCATCGCCCCGAGCTTCGCCGACATCTTCCGCAACAACTGCGGCAAGATCGGCGTCGTGGCCGTCCAGCTCGACGAGCAGGTCGTGCAGCAGCTGTTCGACCTGATCGCCGCGGACCCCTCGGTGCAGGTGACCGTCGACCTCGAGGCACAGCGCGTGACGGCCGAGGCGGTCGGTGAACTGGCGGGCGTGGACGTGCCCTTCGACATCCACCCGCACACCCGGTACTGCCTCCTCAACGGCCTCGACGACATCGGGATGACCCTGCAGCACGCGGACGCGATCGCCGAGTACGAGGCGGGTCGCGAGGCGTGGCGCCCGAAGGTCCCCGCTCGGTGA
- a CDS encoding tautomerase family protein: MKPVIRLNVPPDHTPEEEAALVADVAASYADSTGSDDVTVELNRSEEVDYRRVQAGTSSRWD, encoded by the coding sequence GTGAAACCCGTCATCCGCTTGAACGTCCCACCGGACCACACCCCCGAGGAGGAAGCGGCACTCGTGGCCGACGTCGCCGCCTCGTACGCCGACTCGACCGGATCGGACGACGTCACCGTCGAGCTGAACCGGTCCGAGGAGGTCGACTACCGGCGGGTCCAGGCCGGCACCAGCTCCCGCTGGGACTGA
- a CDS encoding YbaK/EbsC family protein — protein sequence MAEPTPQDSTEEAVLEAVAATGQPYEVVEIDPELADTAAFCAHYGYPEDASGNCILVASRDEPPVVAAAVVLATTKLDVNKRVRKLLGVRKLSFAPADLTREVTGMEIGGVTPFALPVDLPLYLDARIAELDRVIVGGGSRRLKLLVAPAALVAVGGEYIEDLALPLA from the coding sequence GTGGCGGAGCCGACCCCGCAGGACAGCACCGAGGAGGCGGTCCTCGAGGCCGTCGCCGCGACCGGACAGCCGTACGAGGTCGTCGAGATCGACCCGGAGCTGGCCGACACCGCCGCCTTCTGCGCGCACTACGGGTACCCCGAGGACGCGTCGGGCAACTGCATCCTCGTGGCGTCCCGCGACGAGCCACCGGTCGTGGCGGCCGCGGTGGTCCTGGCGACCACCAAGCTCGACGTGAACAAGCGGGTCCGCAAGCTGCTCGGGGTCCGCAAACTCTCGTTCGCACCGGCCGACCTCACCCGCGAGGTCACCGGCATGGAGATCGGCGGAGTCACGCCCTTCGCGCTGCCCGTGGACCTGCCGCTGTACCTCGACGCGCGCATCGCGGAGCTCGACCGGGTGATCGTCGGAGGCGGGAGCCGCCGGCTGAAGCTGCTCGTCGCCCCGGCCGCGCTCGTGGCGGTCGGCGGCGAGTACATCGAGGACCTCGCCCTCCCCCTCGCCTGA